The genomic stretch ACATGGTGTAGATGCCCCAAATATCTCGTATCGTGATTCTCTTTCAGAAGACAATAAGGAAAAAGAAAAATATACATTAGTATTAGCTAATCCACCATTTAAAGGTTCATTAGATTATGAGGCTGTTTCAAATGATTTACTAGCCGTAACGAAAACGAAGAAAACAGAATTATTATTCTTAACATTATTCTTACGTATTTTAAAACCAGGTGGACGTGCAGCAGTAATCGTGCCAGATGGTGTGTTGTTTGGTAGTTCAAAAGCTCATAAAGAAATTCGAAAAGAAATTATTGAGAATAACAAATTAGAAGCAATTATTTCGATGCCAAGTGGTGTGTTCAAGCCATATGCAGGGGTATCAACCGCGATTATGATTTTTACAAAAACGAATGCTGGTGGTACAGATAACGTATGGTTCTATGACATGAAAGCAGATGGCTATTCATTAGATGATAAACGAAATGAAATCGAAGCGAATGATATTCCAGATATCATTACACGCTTTAATAATTTGCAAGACGAAAAAGAACGTAAACGTACAGAAAAATCCTTCTTTGTACCGTTTGAAGAAATCAAAAAAAATGATTGGGATCTTTCTATTAACAAATATAAAGAGATTGAGTATGAAAAAGTCGAGTATAGAGCACCTATTGAAATTATTCAAGAAATAAAAAGTATGGAAAATGACATTCAAGAAGGTATAGAAAAATTGCAAGAAATGTTGAAATGAGGATGATGGATATGGGTTTCATAGAATATAAATTAAGTGAACTAGGTGAAATAATCACAGGAAAAACTCCCCCAAAAACGAACGCTGAAAATTATAATAGTAAAGATGTATTATTTATTAAGCCTGATGATATTTCAGTCGAAAAGATAAATAGAATCTCTAAAGGGAAATCTTATGTATCAGAAAAAGGTGCTGAGACAGGAAGATTAGTTGGAAAAGGAACGATATTAGTAACTTGTATTGGTATAGTAGGGAAAATAGGAATAGTTGAATGTGAGCGTGCAATATTTAATCAACAAATTAATGCAATTATACCTAATGAGAAGATTGTTTTGGGAAAATATTTAGCATATTTATTGAATAGTATGCAAAGACAACTACAAGATAAAGCTAATGCTCCTATTGTCCCGATTCTTAATAAGACAAATTTTTCTAAAATTAAGGTTAGAATACCAAGTTTAACTTATCAAGAAAAAGTAATAGATTTATTAGATGGATCTCAAACATTAATTCAAAAACGTCAATTCCAAATCACAGCATTGGATGAATTAACGCAAAGTGTCTTTTTAGAGATGTTCGGAGACCCTTTGCACAATCCTAAAAGATGGAAAAAAGGGAAAATTGCTGATTTAACTGAAACTACTCAGTATGGAACAAGTTCTAAGGCTAATGAAGGAGTAGGAGAGTTTCCAATTCTTCGAATGAATAATATTACTTATAAAGGTGGTTGGGATTTTTCTAATTTAAAATATATAGATTTAGATGAAAAAGAACAAAAAAAATATTTAGTGCATAAAGGAGACTTACTTTTTAATAGGACGAACAGTAAGGAGTTAGTAGGTAAGACAGCGGTATATAGAAATGATATTCCTTATGCTTATGCTGGGTATCTAGTAAAATTAATTCCAAATGCGGAGGCAAATGCTGAGTTTATTTCAGCATATCTAAATTCAGAGTACGGAAAAAGAATTTTATTAAATAAAGCAAAAAGTATTGTAGGAATGGCTAATATAAATGCTCAAGAGCTAAAAAGTATAGATATCTATTTACCTCCTAAAAAATCACAAGATGACTATGCCTATAAAATACAATCAATTCTAAAATACCAGGAACAATTAAAAGACTCTCTAGAAAGCTATAATAATTTATATAATTCATTACTCCAAAGGGCTTTCAAAGGTGAGCTTTTTCAAGAACAAGTATAATAACTAAGTCATAGGGGTGATTGAGTTAATGAAGAACTTTGGGTTTTTAAAAGAAAAAGAACAGTTTAAGAGTTTTGCGACAGCTTGTACAGAAGCTGAGAATGCGATGCTTGTAAGTCCTGCGACGTGTGCTATTTTAACACGTCGCGCGCTTGAACTTGCTGTGAAATGGGTATATCAAGTTGATAATGATGTCGCTGTACCATATCGTGATAATTTATCAAGTTTAATTCATGATCGGAACTTTCTAGGTGTCATCGATGAAGAATTATTACCAATGATGAAATATGTGGTGAAACTAGGGAATACAGCAGTTCATACGAATGCAAATATTACACATGATGAAGCAGTACTGACGCTTCATCATCTTCATCAATTTGTTTCATGGATTGACTATTGCTATGCTGATGAATATACAGCGCCTGCCTTCAATGAAGTGCTTCTACATACAAGTGTAGAAAAGCGTGAGCGTCCAGAAGAGCTACAAAATTTATATGAGCGTTTAAGTGCGAAAGATAAAGATTTAGAAGAATTACGTAAAGAGAATGCAGCACTACGCAGTCAGTTTACAGCTAAACGTGTTGAGCATACAAAAGAAATAAATTTTGTAGTGGATGAAATCAGTGAGTTTGATACGCGTAAAATGTATATCGATTTAGATTTAAAATTAGCAGGTTGGCAGTTTAATTACGATATTGAGGAAGAGTATCCAGTAAAAGGTATGCCAAATAAGACAGGCGAAGGGTTTGTTGATTATGTATTGCGTGGTGAAAACGGTAAAATCATTGCGCTTGTAGAGGCGAAACGAACTTCGAAAGATCCAAAAGAAGGGCGCCAACAATCAAAGCTTTATGCAGATTGTATTGAAAAAGAACAGGGATTGCGCCCAATTATTTTCTATACAAATGGATATGAAACATATATTTGGCATGATGACTATGGCGCTCGTAAAACATCTGGTTTTTATAATAAAGAAGAAGTACAGTTACTCATTGATCGTCGTATTCTTCGTAGGCCATTGAAAGATGTAGAGATCAATGATGATATTACAAACCGTTATTATCAAAAAGAGGCCATTCTTTCTGTTTGTGATGCGTTTGAACGTAATCAAAGAAAAGCACTATTGGTAATGGCAACAGGTAGTGGGAAAACACGTACGGTTATTTCGCTTGTTGACATTTTAACAAAGCATAATTGGGTAAAGAATATTTTGTTTTTAGCAGATCGAACAGCTTTAGTAAAACAAGCAATGCGAAACTTTAACGCCTTAATGCCAAATTTATCGTTATGTAATTTACTTGAAAATAAGGCGAATCCAGAAGAAAGTAGAATGATTTTTTCAACGTATGCTACGATGATGAATGCCATTGATGAAACAAAAACAAAAGACGGCAAACGTTTATTTACAGTAGGTCATTTCGATTTGATTATTATTGATGAATCTCACCGAAGTATTTATCAAAAGTATCGTAGTATTTTTGACTATTTTGATGGCATGTTAGTTGGTTTAACAGCAACGCCAAAAGATGAAGTCGATAAAAATACATATTCTATTTTTAATTTAGAAAATGGTGTTCCAACATATGCTTATGAATTATCACAAGCAGTTGAAGACAAGTTTTTAGTTGACTACAAAACACTAGAAACGAAAACAAAGTTTTTAGAAGATGGTATTATGTATGACGATCTTTCTGAAGAGGAAAAGGCTGAATTTGAAGATGTTTTTGAAGATGAGCCCACCGTACGTGATATTGATAGTTCAGCATTAAATAATTGGTTATTTAATGGAAATACGATTGATATGGTTTTAGAAAGCTTAATGACTAATGGTATTCATATCGAAGGCGGAGATAAAATCGGAAAAACGATTATCTTTGCTAAAAATCATCGACATGCGCTAGCAATTAAAGAACGATTTGATTTGAAGTTTCCTGAATATGGCGGTAACTTCGCAGAAGTCATTGATTATAGCGTAAATTACTATCAATCGTTAATTGATGATTTTTCAGCGACTTCAAAAATGCCGGAGATTGCCATTTCTGTCGATATGTTAGATACAGGAATTGATGTCCCTGAAGTCGTCAATTTAGTATTCTTTAAGAAAGTTCGTTCGAAAACAAAGTTCTGGCAAATGATTGGGCGAGGTACACGGTTATGTGAGAATTTATTTGGCTTAGGACAAGATAAAGAGAATTTTTTAATATTTGATTGGTGTAGTAATTTTGAGTATTTCCGTGCCAACCAGCATGGCACAGAGGCGAAACTATCGAAAACTTTAACCGAAAAGTTGTTTAACTCAAAAGTCGATATTGTGCGTGAATTGCAAGATGTTGAATATCAAGTTAGTCCGTACAAAGAATTTAGACAGGAAACGGTAGAGCAATTAGTTACAGATGTAAAAACATTAAACGATGAGAATTTCCGAGTACGTCAACATATCCAATATGTTCATAAGTATAAGGGAAAAAACAATTGGAATGCTTTATCTGTTGTTCAAACCAATGAAATTAAAGAACATGTATCTCCTTTAGTTACGCCGTATGACGATGATGAGCTAGCTAAACGATTCGATTTATTAATGTATACAATTGAAATAGCTAAATTAAATTCAAGTAATGCAACAAAGCCAATTGTGCGAGTGATGAATACAGCAGAAGCATTATCGAAATTAGGTTCAATTCCGCAAGTAGTAGAACAAAGAGATATCATTCAAAAAGTCAAAGATGAAACTTTTTGGCAAGAAGCTTCCCTTCAAGACTTGGAAGAAGTACGTGAGGCATTACGTGATTTAATTAAATTCATTGAGAGAGAACAACAAAAAATTTATTATACAGAATTCAAAGATGAAATCATTGAACAGACTGAAAATAGTTCTATATTAGATGTGAATGATTTAAAAAGCTATCGTCAGAAAGTAGAACATTATCTAAAAGAACATCAGGATCAAATTACCATCTATAAATTGCGCCATAATAAAGAACTAACGAAGCAAGATGTTGAAACATTAGAAGATATCCTGTGGCATGAGTTAGGTTCAAAAGAACAATATGAAAAAGACTTTGGGAATACATCGATTACAAGATTAGTTCGTAATATTGTTGGATTAGATCGACAGGCGGCAATGGAAGAGTTTTCAGAGTTTTTATCTGAGGAGCGCTTAAATATTCAACAAGCAAGATTCGTTGAATTAATTGTGGATTATGTTGTGAAAAATGGAACACTGGATAAACAAGTGCTTCAACAGGATCCATTTAGAACACTAGGAAGCATTACTTCATTATTCAAAAAAAATATGAGGGATGTTAAGAAAATTATTAGTGTTATTGATCGGATTAATAAGAACTCGGAGTTTATTTCTTGATTTTGATCTAACTTTATTTCAAACCAACAGTGCTCTCTATGCTGCCAGAAATAGATATTGTTTATGGAGTTTAGTGGTGTTGATGTAGCCGGCTCAATTTTTGAATACATTTGATTTCGTGGAAACTAACTGAGGGGAAATATTTATTGATGTCCCTAAAGTTATCCCGATTTCTAAAGTTAATTATGTTGAATGGGATAACATAGGAAGATTAATAGGACGTTTAGTATTAATCAGGCTAAACCGTATCATAAGTGATAGTAAAGCGTAAGATTGTGTAAGAATTTCAATGTGATTCTCTTCTTTATAGAGATTTTTTTATAAAGAATAGTTAATATTTGTATTAAAGGGTGTCTTAAAGTAATAACTTTGACACTCTTTTCTTATTCTTAGAGATGTTAATTGTTGTAAAAGGTTAGATACGGTAAAATAGTGCATAAAGTATAAATTTATTAAATATTTTTGATAGATTTTTATGAAAGGTTAGAGGATCGGGGAGAAGGAGGGTAGTTAATTAAGTTAAACAGTGAATACGTTATTATGGATATATGGAGATATTGATTTATGAAGAAAAACTATAGCGAAATTATGATTATACCTGAAATTGAAAAAAATTAATACAGTAAATAAAAAAGAAATAATCGAATTGAGATGAGTATTAGATTAAAAGGTTATAGTGATAAATGGAAATTTTATTTTCTTTTTGAATATTGAAGCAGTAATTTTTGTTTTATTATCTTTAGGTGGCAAAGGATTAAATCCATATTATTCAAGCAAAGTTAAAGGACAAGTTGTTTGTGTAATAGACGACTATATTACAAAGGGTATTTCTTTTGAGACTGCTAGAAATTTATTGCCTAAAGCTGGTGCGAGTAAAGTAATATTAATAGCACTAGGGAGATATAAAAAAGGGCAGTATGAAATTTATCAACATGAAGTATATGATTTCAATGGCAACATTATTAGAGCAGGTTATAAATATCGTTTGAATTCTGGAGAGAACTTAACTGGAGAATATGTTACTATTTTAAAACATGAAGTGCATCGTATATGCGAAATGTTGAATGGATAGTCTGTTAATAATTATGGAATTTGATAAAGAGTAACTATATGAATAAAAATAATAAAATTATTTAATTTTTACTTCTAAAATATAGGTCTTCCCCCTCCTACAATAGCATGCGTTGAGGGGGAGAGATTTATTTAATTTAGAAAAGTGGTTATTCAATACATGGATAAAGTTTTAATCATCTTTTTCTTGTAATTCATCAAACATATCGAATGGGTGTAATCCTTCATTAATAAATTCTTCCAACAATTTTTGATCAGTACCATTACTTTTCCAGCGATTCTGAGGGAAATCCAAAAGATGCTTTATTGCAACTCCCTCATAGTTCACTTTTAAGTTATCTATTTTCAATTCAACTTGTTGTTTTGAATAACAATTATCTAAATGTTTATTTAAAGTTTTAGTTAAATGCATTATATAAGCAATATCGCCATCGCTATTTTTAAGAATTCTACTAAGTGTATTGTAATCAATAATTGTCTGGTTTTTTTCAGTAAAAAACA from Bacillus thuringiensis encodes the following:
- a CDS encoding restriction endonuclease subunit S is translated as MGFIEYKLSELGEIITGKTPPKTNAENYNSKDVLFIKPDDISVEKINRISKGKSYVSEKGAETGRLVGKGTILVTCIGIVGKIGIVECERAIFNQQINAIIPNEKIVLGKYLAYLLNSMQRQLQDKANAPIVPILNKTNFSKIKVRIPSLTYQEKVIDLLDGSQTLIQKRQFQITALDELTQSVFLEMFGDPLHNPKRWKKGKIADLTETTQYGTSSKANEGVGEFPILRMNNITYKGGWDFSNLKYIDLDEKEQKKYLVHKGDLLFNRTNSKELVGKTAVYRNDIPYAYAGYLVKLIPNAEANAEFISAYLNSEYGKRILLNKAKSIVGMANINAQELKSIDIYLPPKKSQDDYAYKIQSILKYQEQLKDSLESYNNLYNSLLQRAFKGELFQEQV
- a CDS encoding phosphoribosyltransferase, which codes for MNIEAVIFVLLSLGGKGLNPYYSSKVKGQVVCVIDDYITKGISFETARNLLPKAGASKVILIALGRYKKGQYEIYQHEVYDFNGNIIRAGYKYRLNSGENLTGEYVTILKHEVHRICEMLNG
- a CDS encoding DEAD/DEAH box helicase family protein, producing the protein MKNFGFLKEKEQFKSFATACTEAENAMLVSPATCAILTRRALELAVKWVYQVDNDVAVPYRDNLSSLIHDRNFLGVIDEELLPMMKYVVKLGNTAVHTNANITHDEAVLTLHHLHQFVSWIDYCYADEYTAPAFNEVLLHTSVEKRERPEELQNLYERLSAKDKDLEELRKENAALRSQFTAKRVEHTKEINFVVDEISEFDTRKMYIDLDLKLAGWQFNYDIEEEYPVKGMPNKTGEGFVDYVLRGENGKIIALVEAKRTSKDPKEGRQQSKLYADCIEKEQGLRPIIFYTNGYETYIWHDDYGARKTSGFYNKEEVQLLIDRRILRRPLKDVEINDDITNRYYQKEAILSVCDAFERNQRKALLVMATGSGKTRTVISLVDILTKHNWVKNILFLADRTALVKQAMRNFNALMPNLSLCNLLENKANPEESRMIFSTYATMMNAIDETKTKDGKRLFTVGHFDLIIIDESHRSIYQKYRSIFDYFDGMLVGLTATPKDEVDKNTYSIFNLENGVPTYAYELSQAVEDKFLVDYKTLETKTKFLEDGIMYDDLSEEEKAEFEDVFEDEPTVRDIDSSALNNWLFNGNTIDMVLESLMTNGIHIEGGDKIGKTIIFAKNHRHALAIKERFDLKFPEYGGNFAEVIDYSVNYYQSLIDDFSATSKMPEIAISVDMLDTGIDVPEVVNLVFFKKVRSKTKFWQMIGRGTRLCENLFGLGQDKENFLIFDWCSNFEYFRANQHGTEAKLSKTLTEKLFNSKVDIVRELQDVEYQVSPYKEFRQETVEQLVTDVKTLNDENFRVRQHIQYVHKYKGKNNWNALSVVQTNEIKEHVSPLVTPYDDDELAKRFDLLMYTIEIAKLNSSNATKPIVRVMNTAEALSKLGSIPQVVEQRDIIQKVKDETFWQEASLQDLEEVREALRDLIKFIEREQQKIYYTEFKDEIIEQTENSSILDVNDLKSYRQKVEHYLKEHQDQITIYKLRHNKELTKQDVETLEDILWHELGSKEQYEKDFGNTSITRLVRNIVGLDRQAAMEEFSEFLSEERLNIQQARFVELIVDYVVKNGTLDKQVLQQDPFRTLGSITSLFKKNMRDVKKIISVIDRINKNSEFIS